A region from the Lycium barbarum isolate Lr01 chromosome 8, ASM1917538v2, whole genome shotgun sequence genome encodes:
- the LOC132606702 gene encoding cell division control protein 2 homolog C yields the protein MEKYEKLEKVGEGTYGKVYKAKDKSTGQLVALKKTRLEMDEEGVPPTALREISLLQMLSHSLYIVRLLCVEHIDKNGKPILYLVFEYLDTDLKKFIDSHRKGPNPRPLPPSLIQSFLYQLCKGVAHCHSHGVLHRDLKPQNLLVDKEKGILKIADLGLGRAFTVPMKSYTHEIVTLWYRAPEVLLGSTHYSTAVDMWSVGCIFAEMARRQALFPGDSEFQQLLHIFRLLGTPTDKQWPGVSSLRDWHVYPQWEPQNLASHVPSLGPDGVDLLTQMLKFDPADRISAKAALDHPYFDSLDRSQF from the exons ATGGAGAAATATGAGAAATTAGAGAAAGTAGGTGAAGGAACATATGGGAAAGTATACAAAGCCAAAGACAAATCAACAGGTCAACTTGTTGCACTGAAAAAAACACGACTTGAAATGGATGAAGAAGGTGTACCACCAACAGCATTAAGAGAGATCTCTTTACTTCAAATGCTTTCACATTCTCTTTACATTGTTCGTTTGTTATGTGTTGAGCATATTGATAAAAATGGGAAGCCTATACTTTACCTTGTTTTTGAGTATTTGGATACTGATCTTAAGAAGTTTATTGATTCTCATCGTAAAGGACCTAACCCTAGGCCTCTTCCTCCTTCTCTTATTCAG AGTTTCTTATATCAATTGTGCAAAGGGGTAGCTCATTGCCATAGCCATGGAGTTCTCCACAG AGATTTGAAGCCACAGAACCTACTAGTGGACAAAGAGAAGGGCATACTTAAGATAGCTGATCTAGGTCTTGGAAGGGCTTTTACAGTTCCCATGAAGAGCTACACTCACGAg ATTGTTACTTTGTGGTACAGAGCTCCTGAAGTTTTGTTGGGATCTACTCATTACTCAACTGCTGTTGATATGTGGTCTGTGGGGTGTATTTTTG CTGAGATGGCTCGAAGGCAAGCCTTATTTCCTGGCGACTCTGAGTTTCAGCAATTGCTTCACATATTCAG GTTATTAGGAACTCCAACTGATAAGCAGTGGCCTGGAGTCAGTTCACTCCGCGACTGGCATGTTTATCCACAATGGGAACCTCAGAACCTGGCCTCTCATGTTCCATCATTGGGACCTGATGGTGTGGACCTCCTAACG CAAATGCTCAAATTTGATCCGGCAGACAGGATTTCAGCGAAAGCTGCTCTTGATCATCCATACTTTGACAGCTTGGACAGGTCTCAGTTCTGA